A stretch of DNA from Vulpes lagopus strain Blue_001 chromosome 12, ASM1834538v1, whole genome shotgun sequence:
CTTAGAATAAACATAGCCTCTGCTCCTTGGAGCGCTGGGTGGGGTGGCTTCTCCGCTCGCTGCCTGCTTCCAGATGGCCACGGCTACGAGCGTGGGGCAGTCATTCCTCATGCTCATGATCTGAAGAAGCTTCAGGGCAGCTGGGCTTTACCAGAGACCAAAAAGTTCCTAGATACTCTCACTTCTCGTACTGAAAGGCCCTATTTTGGGGAcgaattttttaagtaaagagtTGGCCCTTATATGTTAAGATGATACTTACAttttataatgtttctttttaagaaaaattaactaattttaatttaatttaacttaatcttaaattttaagatttgcaCTGGGTACAGGTATTAAAGCTCTTAAATTTGTTGTAATTATTAAAAGTatattgttgggatccctgggtggcgcagcagtttagcgcctgtctttggcccagggcgcgatcctggagacccgggatcgaatcccacatcgggctcccggtgcatggagcctgcttctccctctgcctgtgtctctgcctctctctctctctctctgtgtgtgtgactatcataaataaattaaaaaaaaattttttttaataaaaaaataaaaaataaaagtatattgtttTGGCTCAGGCTTATGTGCCAGtgttaagaaaatttatttttttaatgtattttttaaaaatgttatttatgtgaGATAAATCACGAGAATACAAGTAGAGGGATGGACAGAGgcacaaggagaagcagactctgccctgaccagggagcccagtgtggggcttgagcccaggaccctgagatcatgacccaagctgaaggcagatgcttaacccactgagccacccaggtgccccagaaaaatttatttttaaaagttagattaAAAGAGgtcccttggggatccctgagtggctcagcagtttgttgcctgcctttggcccagggtgcgatcctggagtcccgggatcgagtcccacatcgggctcccggcatggagcctgcttctccctcctcctgtgtctctgcccctctctctctatcataaataaattaattaacttaaaaattaaaaaaaagtccctgagttttgcagttggttaagcttctaactcttgatttcagctcaggtcatgatctcggggtcatggggtctagtcccacatcaggctcctccctctgcacccacccccccacaccccgctctcgctctctgtctcacaaataaataaaatcttttttaaaaaatgctagaagAGGGcaccctggatggctcagtggtttagctctgcctttagcccatggtctgatcctggagacccaggatcaagtctcacgttgggctccctgcatggagcctgcttgtccctctgcctgtgtctctgcatctctctctctctgcctctctctctctatatatatatatcataaataaaatctttaaaaaaaaatgctagaaagtAGCTTAATAGGGCACATGGGTGATTAAGCCTCTCCCTtcactctggtcatgatcccagggtcctgggattgagccctgagtcaggctccctgctcaggggagtgGAAGGGgtgttggcttctccctctctctctctgttgctccccctgttcatgttctctctctgtctcaagtaaaaaaatttttttaaaaaacttaaaaataaaaaacttttaaaatggtattttttttaaagatttatttacttatttattcattcattcattcattcattcattcattcattcatgagagacacaggcagagggagaggagagcctgatgcggaactccatcctgggtttccaggatcactccctgggttgacggcagtgccaaaccactgagccacccgggctgccctatgatattattttttaaaagatagcttaaaaaagaaaagctagttACAAATCAGCATAAAAATTAGGCCATCAGAAAAGTATGGTCTGCCAATttactgactttatttatttcaaagattcaAGGATCCTCACAGACTGGAATTTAACCACTGACAGAAGAGCGTGTGCGGTACTTTATAACCTTCCATTAATTTTATGGCCACTGTGAGGTGTTTATGTACGTGTAGACGTAGAGAGAGCGAGAAGGAAAACATACGTATTTTCTTGTTGAGAAACGACCCATGTTTATTGTTTGAAGGAGGAGGTAAGACACAGTCCTGGGCTTCTGCAGTTCGTGGTGGAAAGGAGGCGAGATTGAGCAGCTAGGCCAGGGTGCCCTGGACCCGCCCGTGAAGTCTGCTCCGGAGCCTGCAGACTTTGAGGTGAGGGGAAGCTGAACGCAGCCCTCTTTCCTGCAGGGGTGCACTATGTGTTCGATACAACAATAGCCGCGGATTTCAGCATCCTGGAGAGTCAGAAGGAGTTCGTGCGTCGATACCAGCAGCACAGCGAGGAAGAGCCCGCGCTGCCCATGCTCACCTCCGCCTGTCCAGGTGAGCACTTGGGGCCGTTGCGCGCCTCCATTCACTGAAGGCACCGTGTTTCACGGGTCCGTGTTTGGGGGCAGGAGCGGAGGTGGGTGAGGCCAGAGGTCATAGCCCAAGCCACTGGGCATCCTAGATCCGGAGGGAGCGGGGTGCTGGGAGAGACCCCAGCAGGCCCACCCCGGAGCCCCCCACTCAGCCCCTGCCCGGTGCAGACCGGCCACCCCCCCACTTGATGATCCTTGCTGCATCCAGGGTATGAGCTGTCCAAGTCTGTTTACGTGTAGCTTTCGAgcttctagaatgttcttcctgGATGATGCACTTTGCTTCAGGAGGTCTTTATACCCAAGCGTGTCAGATTCAGGGACATGAGGTGAGACTTGGTTCAAAACTAAACCTTGTCAAAATCCACATTGTTCTACAACAGTGCAAGGAAATGAGAGCAACCTCAGGGTCAGAGGATGCGATGTGGCAGACGGGGCTGTGGGTGGTCCCATGCTGGCCCTCTGGGCATGGCCTTGTCACGCGGGCTCCTGGTGTTGGGGTGCTCTTGCTGTGCACACAGGGATGGAATGTCTCCTGTGGGGGTTATCTCTGCCCGGTGCCCCGCAGAATACCTGCAGAGCTCCTGGGTGCCTGGTGCCGGGCCGCCTCTCTGGGCAcatcccccatcccatcccatcagGATGGCCagcgggcgggggcagggggtcaGCTGTTTATAAGGAAGGACACGGATGCTGTTGTCACATCCGTGCTGCTGTGAACCCACGGCCGCGTCTCCGTGAGGGCCGGCATGGGCTGTGTCGAGTTCTAGGTCAGAGATCCTCGGGGAAGTGCTACCCTGTGTGGTTAGAGATGTGGGGCGCCCCGGGCCCTGGTTCCTCCTCCACGTCCCTGCTGGTCCCCTGGCTGGCACACAGCGGCCTGCCCTCAGCACCCGCAGCACAGATGCCATCTGCCCGAGAGCCGTGTCTACAGGTGCAGGCTGGGGCCTTACCGGGCCGCACCCGTGGTGGGAGGGGCCTCGGGCCCCCAAAGGCTCCAGTGACCGTGGGCCTAGGGGTTCCTCTGGGTCACCACAGACGTTCGCCACACACTCAGGCCTGCGTGCAGGTGATGGCTCCCGTTTGAGTTTGTTCAGACGGGACTTTCGCATCGTCTGACTGGCGCCTGCTGCTCCTCCCGGCGAGGAGTGGTCCCGGGGAGGTGGCTGGCTGCCCCTGGCTGAGGAGCAGCTTGTCACTCGGCGGCTGTCCGCCCCATGACATCGGTCAGCAGGCGTCCCCATGTGCTCTGCCTCTCACCCGGCTGTGCCCGGGAGAAGGGTGCGAGCTCTGGCCCCCGCAGTCTTCTGGCCCCTGTTCCCTGTGGGAACCACAGCAGCAGGGCTGACCCCGGAGGGCACAGTGGCCCCCAGCAGCTCAGGAAGTGCTCACTGCCACGCTGGGCCCTCCAGCGGCGTAGAGCGAGTGTGCTGGCGCTCTCCTCGCCGTCGCTGGTGCGGACGTCCTCTTAGGACACTGCCTTGAAAAGTGGGCAGTGGTTGCCTGTTAACTTCCAGTAGGTGAGTGAAGCTGGGCAGGCTTTGTGGCTGTTGCCGCATCGGAGCGTGGCTGCTGGCAGCAGAAGAGCCTTGCAGCCCACGGGGGAGTGGGGCCGCGGCCCTGGGAAGACGCCTCACGGCTGCTCCTCCAAGCTTGTCCTCTCTGGGGGGACCCGCTACACGGTTTGCACGTCCTTCCCCTCCATCCTCTGGTCGGGCCGGCAGGGGCATCTTCCCGTCTagggtgtgtgcacctggggtcCCCATGGCCCGGGGTGCTGAGGAAAAGCGGCTTGGCCGGGGAGCTGCCGCGAATTCCCTGGAAGTGGAAGGAAGAGGTGTGAGGCCCAGGTGACGGGGTCTGGGCGCTCAGAATTCTCCTGTGTgtgatgggaaggaggaggaagccaCTGTGAGGAGCTGACGGACCCGCTCTCTCCCCAGGCTGGGTCCGATACGCCGAACGGGTGCTGGGCCACCCCGTTACCCCCCACCTGTGCACCGCCAAGTCTCCTCAACAGATCATGGGCTCTCTGGTGAAGGATTATTTCGCCAGGCGGCAGGTGAGCTGACCTCCTCCCTGAGGGTAGTGCATGCCCAGGAGATGGTGGACATTCCCACCAGGCACGTCCAGGGTGCTCTGGGCCCCAGACCAAGTGGAAATGTTGTCCATCCTGCTAAGGGGGGCCCCGGCCTTGCCCCCAGAGCACAGCGAGCAGGTCTGTGACTCCCTTAGCCACTTGCACCTTCACGTGATGGTTAAACTtccagccaggctccccaaggCCTTCCACGTCCCTCAGCTGCCCAGCCCTCTCCTATGGGTGGCATGTCGTCTTCAGCGGGTCCCTGTGCTGTCCTTCCCCACTCCAGGTGTCTACTCAGACCCCCTGCAGCCATGGGgccgccccgggagccccagcagaggccaggcctgggtcCTCCCAGAGGTCCCTGACGCCTGGATGCCACCCATGGCTTGGACCCTCCTGTGGTCTGTGCCCAGCTGCCCGGGTGCCCACAGTCCTCCTCATGCAGATCATACATTTCTCCAGGGAACCAGTGAGGTCTGGCCCTGCAGAAACTGGGAACAGAGGGAAACTAGGGTCCCGCAGGCCCAGGGCCAGCTTCAAGAGGCCACGTGCCTTTGACATCCTTGTTCAcggtgggggggcgggcagaaaAATGAGCTGTGGGGCTTCATCCTGTGCTTACCCCCCTACTGAGGGGGTCCAGGAGTCTGCCAGCCCTAGAGGGTAAGCTGTCCTGTGGGCCTGCAGACGGACGGATGGGCGGACGGGCAGACGGGCACCATCCTCAGGCTCTGCCCTCCACATAGGAGCCCCTGGTGTGGCTGCCGATCCGGCTCAGGGTCTGCGGGAAGACGGGTTCagctccctgcagccctgccctggcaTTCCCAGGCCATGGACCTTCCAGGCTCTGGGGGTAGCGAGGCGGCACCACGCATGGACCCGATGCTGCCCCCCCTGCTGGGCGCAGAGCCTGCGTGGCCTCGCCCTTGAGGAGGCACCAGCCTGCAGCTGCCCCTCCTCACTTGCCCACAGCCACAAACCGGGTTTGCTCTTTCTCCCCAGAACCTGTCCCCAGACAAGATTTTCCATGTTATTGTGGCTCCTTGCTACGATAAGAAACTGGAGGCCCTTCGAGAAGACTTCCCCACCGCTCCACATGGCTTCCGGGGTGCTGACTGCGTATTAACCTCAGGTGAGGGGGCCTGGGTGCTCCTGGGGCCTCTGGCGGTCGTCCTCTGGGGTCACGACAGGATCCCGAGGGCTTGACTGAAGGGAAGTGGAGAGGGACAGCGCTCGCACAGCGTGGGGTCCGGGTGAGCGGGGGCTCTGCTGACGAACCAGACGTGCTCCTGGCAACACAGTGAGGCCCTTTCACTTGGAGTCAGGGGACCCGTGGTGCTGCAGTGACCTTGCCGGAAGCCCCTGCACTGTGCCCTGCGCTCGCACATAGGCCGAGAGCCCGCAACAGGGCCTCTGTGTGCGCGGGTGCAGGTGGCTCCCTGGCGCCCCCAGGAGCGCAGCGGGACGCCGCAGTCACGAGGTGGCGTGGGTGGGCTACACCTGTGCGAGGTGTACTTCACACGGGCTCTGAAGACGGGCCCCGCACCCTGTAGGAGCCGTGACTCCGGGTGCAGATCCCCTGACCTGAGCCTCCAGCACTGGGACCCCCTGGAAGGGGCCCCAGTGCACAGGCGCCGTGGAAGGGACACAGGAGGGCGTGCGCACACCTGCCAAAGGGTGGGTTTTCGTGAGGACCGTATGCAGGTCTCCCTCTTGGATACAGAGTCCATTTTACTACATTTCTCACATGTTGAGTTTTCTCGTGCGAGTACGATGCCACGGCGGTTGGTAGAAATGTTCGTTGTTTCCAGCAAGGGTTTCTGGGGGCCCTCATGTAAAGGGAAGTAGGAAAGTGGTTCTGACTCTCAGCCCACCGCTGCACATCCCGTTCCCCACGTAATAAATGCAGCCACTGTGTCTTGGTCATCTGTCCACGGGAGGCTGTATGCACAAGATTTCTGCTTCAGAAACAAAGACGTGGAGAGAGAATTTGCAAAATCCCTGGTTtcgagagcagagggaggagttgGACTGTTCTCTTACGTTTTATCAGAAGTTTTCACACATTAACGTCATCCTGCGCTAGAAATGGGTTCCTGCCCACCACAGAGTGACCGTGGCCAAGGTCACCTTAACAGAATCTCCAGTGGGGACGTAATTTTGGAAGCAGCTCCCGAGGAAGCGATGTCCTATTGGCGTGTCCTTACGCCTCATTTGTCTGTAGGTGAAATCGCTCAAATAATGGAGCAGAGTGACCTCACGGTGAAGGATGCTGCCGTCGACACTGTGTGAGTGACTTCTGCAGGGAGGGGCCCCTTGTGGGCGGCAGAGAGACGGGGTGGCAGGGGACCCCGACCTGGGGTTGCCGCTTCCCGTGTCGCGGCTCGGCCCCCACCATGACCCTCAGCCGTGTGTCCCCAGTGGAACGTGAGCAGGGCCCCGGTGAGCGGAGCTGGCGCTGGGAGTGTGGGCGCCGGGGCTGCCGCGGGAATGTGTACGTGTCCGCACCCCCACTCCTGAACTTCGCATGTTCCTGGCCTTGGCATTCGTGCCAGCCTGAGGCCGGATCCCCTCTGGGGAAGAGCAGCTCCCTCGAGGCCGTTCGTGGGAACAGGGCCCAGGGTTCTGCTGTCTTGGTGATCTGACCGATGACCGCTGCCGCCACCCCACGTATGTCTTGGGCTCCGCGCACGGCAGACGTGGGCCGCTTAGCAGTCATGGCCCTTGTGTGGAAGCTTCACGGAGGTGTCTGGAATTTCATTGGCCTGTGGCCAGAGCCTGTGCTTGTCCTTGTCCCCACTGGGGCACGTGCACATGACCCCGAGTGGCCCTCAGAGTCCCAGCTCTGTCCCCAAGCGTCGAGGTTGTTCTGGGGACACGCAGATGCCGGCGCAGCAGAGGGAGTAACCAGGCCGCGCGCCGAGTGGGCCTCGCGATCTGAGGCCCCAGGTGACCGCTCGTGTTGATGGGGAAAACTCAAAGTCTAAATATCCGTGAAGGAGTTCCTCTGCGTGGGGATCATAAACCTGGAACCTGACTTCATGCTTGCTGTTGCTCTTCGCCTGGCCAGGTTTGGAGGCccgaaggaggaggaggtgaggcgCCACGACGGAGCCAGTTCCGACGGGTACCTGGCGCACGTCTTCAGACACGCAGCCAAGCAGCTGTTTGACGAGGACGTGGGGGAGGTCACCTACCGCACCCTGAGGTCTGTGAGTGGGGTCGGCGCTCTGTCCagggccccgggggtgggggggggcgggtaggtgTGTGGGTGTGCGTGGCCCTGCAAGGGGGTGGGCGTAGGGGGCTGTCCTATTTATAGGCTTTAGAAGAGCCAAGATCAAAAAGCCTTGTCCTTATTCACAGACTTTTCATTTGCTAATTTTCAAACTTAGCTTGGAAGATAATTGTCAGCCACAGGGGAAGGACTCTGTAGATCAAAGTCCATTTTGTTTGTCTTCCAGGAACAAAGACTTCCAGGAGGTGACCCTTGAAAAGAACGGGGAGGTTCTGTTACGCTTTGCTGCTGCGTACGGCTTCCGAAACATCCAGAACGTGGTTCTGAAACTGAAGAAAGGCAGGTTCCCATACCACTTCGTGGAGGTGCTCGCCTGCGCGGGGGGTAAGACGTGGGGTCTGGGCGGGACTGTGCCCCTCACAGCCCTCTAGGAGACGGGCCCTAGGGGCCCCCAAGCCTCACTCAGCTGACAGCTGGGTAGGACCGCGGGTGCTGCCCTGGTGGTTGTGACACAGTGGCTCTGCTTCCCTCACCGCGTGGCAAGAAAGCCAGGGGGTCCCCTTGGGAAACCCTTGGGATCACAGTCCCAGCGAAGAGCCGCTGCTGGGGGCACCAGGTGAGAGCCTGCTCCTCGTTAGATGGCCCCACCTGCTGCCAGGTTCTGCCCCGGGTGGCAGGGGGACCCACATGAGACACGGAGGCCAGCGGGAAGGCACCAGGGCAGGGGCCCCAAGCGGAGGCCAGAGACGTGTGGGTGCAGTAGGTGCGGGTGTCGGGAGAGGGTCCTGCGCTCTGCGGGTGGGGAGGCCCACACGACTGAAGCCGGCCTGGGGAGtggaggcagggccagggtgaAAACCTGCCGGCGTTTGGGGAGGGCGTGCGGGGTGCAGAGCAGCAGACCCGGTGAGGATGAGGTTCATTGGGTGAACTGGGCCCACAGTGCAGGGGGAGGGTTCCAGCCCCCGAGCCCTGGGTGGCGGCTGGGCAGACTCACCGGTGCCTACATCTGGGGGAGCCCCGGGGCTTGAGGGTCTGGAGAGGGGGGCGCTGGTAGGCGCTGCCCAGGACGGGTGGAGAGGGGCTCAGCCAGGGTGGAGACTAGCTGCCGGTTCTGGGTCATGACCTCAGTCTACACACCTGGGAGCCTAAGAGTGAGCCGCAGACCTGGGAGGTCCCGGAGGCTCTGTGAGACCCCAGGGGTGTGGCTGCCCGGCGGCCTGCCCCCTGCTCTCTGGGTCGAGAGGTTGACAGCTCACCCCACTTTATGTAAAACCGTTGCCCGTCTGCCACACGTAGGTAAGCACCGGAGGCCCCAGAGCTCTGGCCTGGGCAGCACGCTGCCGCCTGCTGCCGTCATTCCTGCCCCAAAACCATCCCTTTAAagcaaaaggaggaaaagaataagCTCCCTGCTTGTCTTTCAGGATGTTTAAATGGCAGGGGCCAAGCCCAGACCGAGGACGGGCGCGCGGACAAGGCGCTGCTGCGGCAGATGGAGGGCATCTACGCGGACATTCCCGTGCGGCCCCCCGAGAGCAGCGCCCATGTGCAGGAGCTGTACCAGGAGTGGCTGGATGGGGCCGACTCGCCCAGAGCCCAGGAGGCCCTGCACACCAAGTACCAGGGGCCCGGGCTCCCTGTGCTCAGCCGAGATATCAAGTGGTAAAGGTCGACCGCCCGGAGGGAGGTGCTGCGGAGCCTGGGAGCAGAGACCCTGCGGGCAAACGCTCGGCTCCGCAGCTTTCAGGAGTCTCTGCCCCTGGTTGCTGGTGGCCCCGTCACTCGGTTTGATGTGGTGCTAACGTCGTGACGTGTGTGTGGCTGGAATATCTTGACACGAGAAGGATTGCCCCAGTTTAAGTATCCTTTTATCTTAAGACTGAAAAATATCCCAAAGAACAAGAATGAAGACAAACTACTATCttttaggcttaaaaaaaaaaaatccaaaaagtgTCCAGAAGGTACAGTTCATGGGCCTCAGAGCGATGGACGAGGAAACGGCCGAGACGGCAGGAGGCGCGCGGCCGTGGGGCGTGTGGGGCACTGGCCACTTACTCCTGAAAGGCTTTTGCCAGAACCTGCGTCCACTGCATCGTTTTGGACTCAGGCTGATACGCAGACCTGGTGACGGTGGCCTCGCTCCTCGCTGCTGGGCTGCCAGCGACCAGGCACTGGTCCTGGCCCCAGATGCGCGGGCCCGCGGTGTCCTGGCCCCAGATGTGCACTTTCCATTCAGCTGTTAGGGGCGGACGAGGCCTGGCAGGGGTGCTGCCCCaggaggaggggccgggggggTCACCGCagtccctcccttcctgcccggCCCTCCCCCTGTGAGCACGCCTCGAGGGGCACGCGAGGCCGTTCACCCACAGACGGGGCCGAAGCCACTGGAGAGGCACAGGCCGCTCACGTCGGGGCTTGTCCTGAAGTGACAGACCTCCACGCACGGCCTGGAGTTGGTCTCGAAGCACCTGGACTGTGGCAGTGGCCGTGGCGCTGCCGCCCCGGAGCCCTCCGTGCAGCCCCCGCAGGCTCTGTGTCTGTTGTGTTCCGTGTCGTGTTGTCCCTGCCCGGGCCGTAGCTGGGTGTTGTGTGCGATTGTCTTTCCTTCAATATATCCGTAGTCGGGGCTCCTCCTCCACGGTGACCGATGAGGGAATAAACAGCTGGAGAACGTGTCCGAGCGTGTGCAGTGGTCTCCCCGCCAGGGCTGGTGCGCTGTCCCCCGGGctgacccctcccctccccggtgACACCGGCCTGGTGCAGGAGCGCTGGCCTCTGTCCCCAAGGCGCCTAGGAGGCCACCAGCCAGCTGTGCGGTCACTGCTCCTCCATCAAGAGCAGCTCGTCCAGCCACAGCCGGGGCCTGCGGTGCCAGAGCCCGGCCGACGGACCGGCTGCTGCCCCCGGGGAGCGGGGCTCGTCCTGACTTCGGCCTCCAGCCGTCCGTGCAGAGAACAGGGCGGCCCCGTGTGGGCTGGGTGACGCACACGGCATGTCTGTCCCAGCGAGGCGGAGGGCGGGGTAGGTCCTGACTCGCATCGCGCCCAGTGGAGTCGCGGTCCCACTCGTGCTCCATGGACCATGAACGAGCCCAgcaggtctgtgtgtgtgtgggccaTGGTGGTGAGCGGCTCTGcgcccccctgccctgctccgGACCAGACCAGAGCCTGGgttttttattccatttccaCCTGGCCTTAGAGCTTGAGCTGGTTCCTGCCAGTGTAGACACTGGCCCTTCCTCAGCTTTGCACGAGGGGGATTGGGATTCCTGTTGCCTACACCTCCAGGTTGAAGCCAGCCGAGGGTGTGGGGCGAGTCGCAGGGTGCTCTGGCCTGGGCTGCTGGCCCGAAGTGTAGAGACCActaggaggaggggaggggagagccgCGGCCCAGGCAGGCAGCCCACCCGCCGGGGaccgggctccctccctgccttggcTTGGCGCAGGCAGCCCGAGGCGGAGCACCTAGCCACTGCCACGGAGCCTCGGCTCTCCCGCTCAGGGAAGCAGAGCGCGGGTGTCCCTTTGGGACAGGCTGGCACTTAATTTCTGAATGAGGATAAGCCAGACGTTTCAAAAACAAGAGGAGCCGGTGCCAGGGTGGAAATCTTACTTTAAAACTGAATCCACGTCCACgcccatgcacacacacttctGAGCACTCGCACGCTCACACACGAACAGACCTACACGTTCGCTCCTGGGTCCGTGAGGAGAGCAGGCCCCCCCGGCAGTTGGCAGCTCGCTCTGGGGAGGCGTTCCCGAGCAGCCGCGCACGGCAGCCCAGCGGACAAGTACGACCACCAcgttctttttttagatttttattcctgagagacccaggcagagggagaagcaggcgccctgtggggagcccgacgtggggctcgatcccgggatcccgggaccccggggtcacaacctgggcccaaggcaggcgctccaccgctgagccaccgggtgccccGGGAACAAGGTTCCTTATGACGTTTGCATCACGGGTGAACCACCTGCAGCACCTAACAGCTCCTGGGAGGACGATGGTTAAGCACTTTTGTATCCAAGCAGTCCTGCGCAGATGAGAAGCACCGCAGCATATCACGGGGAGTCCTCGGGctaggggggcggggggtgagtcTCCTCGGGGCCCCCACCTGGGCCCCAAACAGACCAGGGGAGGACGGGAAGGAGGCGGCCGAGGCCCAGGCCTGAAATCACTCTGGGGCAGCCGAGCTGGAATGCACCCGGGAAGCGGGGAGCAGCTCCTCGACGCTGAGGGCGGTTCTGCCCAGGTCTCGGGAGGCAGACACAGACTTAGGCTCCCCGCCCCTTACTGACCCTTCAATCCGCTCTAGCCAAGGAAGGCAGCGGTTCTGGCTGCGACATGACGCGCCCCTTGGTCTCCCCTTTTTAAAGCGGAGCTAGAGAGGACGTGGGTGTTAAAAAGACAGAGATAAGGAGGGCCCTGAGGTGCTCGCTCTGGGGAAGCAGCAGGAGCTCTGGGAGCCGCCCGTACGACCCAGCTCCACGGTCCTTGCCTGGAGGGCCCCTGGGGATGGGTGCCTGGGGTGGGAGCGGGGAGTCCGGGCACCTCAAAGGCAGGTTGGGAGAACCGGAGGTCTCAGAGTCAGCCCCCGCACCAGACCATGTTCTCTAAGACGCAGGCAGCCGAGCGCAGCGCGAGGGGGCCTGGCTGCCTAGACACACAAGGAATAGGTGGGGGATAGGTGGCCACGGAGGAGCCACTGGGGAAAAAAGGGGCTGCagtcaggctctccacaggagccCGAAAGAGGGGAACCCGATCTGGGAAGGTACGGACCGTCCTGGTGACGATCTGGGAAGGTATGGACCGTCCTGGTGACGGTGGCATCGCACACGActggggactggggggggggggggttgcacaAAAGGGCCACAGGTGAGGCAGGTTCTACCGAGACTTGAACTCGGATCGCTGGATTCAGAGTCCAGAGTGCTGACCATTACACCACAGAACCATAAGACACCAGGGCCACTGCGGCGTCACCCTTGGCCTGAGTGCACCTGGAAGAAGGGAAACCAAAGTGGGGATCAAAAgacaagccaggggagggagaCCAATTGTACAGGTCCCACCGAGACTTGAACTCGGATCGCTGGATTCAGAGTCCAGAGTGCTGACCATTACACCATGGGACCGGCTGCTGCCATGGATGCCACACACCCCGATGGGGCAGTGGAAGGGGCCCGGGAGCGACAGGAGGGCCTGCGGTACCACCAGGAAAAGAAGAGCAGGTAGCAGAGGATGGTTTCGATCCATCGACCTCTGGGTTATGGGCCCAGCACGCTCCCGCTGCGCCACTCTGCTGCTGCCGCCCGCCTGGGGCAGGTCCTTGGTCCCAGCCCCTCGAGGCCACCGGGAAGGCCATGGCAGCCCCCAGGGGCCGGCAGAGGGCACGGCCAGCGCCGCTCGTAAATTAACTGGACTTCTGCTTTCCCTGCTTCAGCCTCTTGAGGAAAGAAACTCGGAACCGTGTCCTCTCGGGCTGTTACACACAAACCCCGAGACGTCAGGAACCACCTTCCTGGCGCAGAGCGCCCGCGGCCCCCGGCAGAAACCATGCGAGTCCTGGTCACCGGGACGAGCTCTAGGTCACCCGCGGAGTGGAGTTT
This window harbors:
- the NARF gene encoding nuclear prelamin A recognition factor isoform X2 translates to MKAGGRVQRGTLGAFGGPDRASRSLGREQAPLEKGEFHKLADAKIFLSDCLACDSCVTAEEGLQVSQQNVKDFFRVLNLNKKCDPSQHKVLAVSVCPQSLPYFAAKFRLSVTDASRRLCGFLKSLGVHYVFDTTIAADFSILESQKEFVRRYQQHSEEEPALPMLTSACPGWVRYAERVLGHPVTPHLCTAKSPQQIMGSLVKDYFARRQNLSPDKIFHVIVAPCYDKKLEALREDFPTAPHGFRGADCVLTSGEIAQIMEQSDLTVKDAAVDTVFGGPKEEEVRRHDGASSDGYLAHVFRHAAKQLFDEDVGEVTYRTLRNKDFQEVTLEKNGEVLLRFAAAYGFRNIQNVVLKLKKGRFPYHFVEVLACAGGCLNGRGQAQTEDGRADKALLRQMEGIYADIPVRPPESSAHVQELYQEWLDGADSPRAQEALHTKYQGPGLPVLSRDIKW
- the NARF gene encoding nuclear prelamin A recognition factor isoform X1 is translated as MKCEHCTRKECNKKTKTEDQENASVGVPSLAQDHAEKGEFHKLADAKIFLSDCLACDSCVTAEEGLQVSQQNVKDFFRVLNLNKKCDPSQHKVLAVSVCPQSLPYFAAKFRLSVTDASRRLCGFLKSLGVHYVFDTTIAADFSILESQKEFVRRYQQHSEEEPALPMLTSACPGWVRYAERVLGHPVTPHLCTAKSPQQIMGSLVKDYFARRQNLSPDKIFHVIVAPCYDKKLEALREDFPTAPHGFRGADCVLTSGEIAQIMEQSDLTVKDAAVDTVFGGPKEEEVRRHDGASSDGYLAHVFRHAAKQLFDEDVGEVTYRTLRNKDFQEVTLEKNGEVLLRFAAAYGFRNIQNVVLKLKKGRFPYHFVEVLACAGGCLNGRGQAQTEDGRADKALLRQMEGIYADIPVRPPESSAHVQELYQEWLDGADSPRAQEALHTKYQGPGLPVLSRDIKW